The Malus domestica chromosome 10, GDT2T_hap1 genome contains a region encoding:
- the LOC103445742 gene encoding E3 ubiquitin-protein ligase DA2L-like → MGNKLGRSRQVIDEKYTRPQGLYHHKDVDHKKLKKLILESKLAPCYPGDEDGTCDLEECPICFLYYPSLNRSRCCMKGICTECFLQMKVPNSTRPTQCPFCKTTNYAVEFRGVKTKEEKGLEQIEEQRVIEAKIRMRQQELQDEEERMQKRQPSSPRRSMAPMGDEYSSVTVPSSTSPEGEEIVSSQDSCAVSMFRQPPSPRVYREDEFDVDLEDLMVMEAIWLSIQENGRQKSSSYVDAAPPEQFVARQNIGSQAMASVSGSSSPSGGLACAIAALAERQQTSGESSANPGGNVSGYSMVPGTSRFYNRVDREPENYQVAVTSSEMSINHRMPLTQDDGEWDADTTRTSYASSDTTEDVGSTSAPPAGSEIEGDLQNAPSTIVPESFEEQMMLAMAVSLAEAGAVASGPGVSWQ, encoded by the exons ATGGGTAATAAGCTCGGAAGAAGTAGACAGGTGATTGATGAGAAATACACAAGGCCTCAGGGGCTTTACCACCACAAAGATGTGGATCATAAGAAACTGAAGAAGCTCATACTTGAGTCCAAACTTGCTCCTTGCTATCCTGGAGATGAAGACGGCACTTGCGATCTTGAAGAATGTCCAATTTGCTTTCTG TATTATCCAAGTCTTAATAGATCAAGATGTTGCATGAAAGGCATTTGTACAG AGTGTTTCCTGCAGATGAAAGTTCCCAATTCAACTCGTCCTACGCA GTGCCCTTTTTGTAAAACAACCAATTATGCTGTGGAGTTCCGTGGTGTGAAAACAAAGGAAGAGAAGGGCCTGGAGCAGATT GAAGAACAAAGAGTCATAGAAGCAAAAATCAGGATGCGACAGCAAGAACTTCAggatgaagaagaaagaatgcaGAAAAGACAACCGAGCTCTCCAAGAAGAAGCATGGCACCAATGGGAGATGAATACAGCTCTGTAACTG TTCCATCTTCCACTTCTCCGGAAGGAGAGGAAATAGTTTCTTCTCAAGATTCATGTGCTGTCTCAATGTTTAGACAGCCTCCATCTCCGAGAGTGTACAG GGAGGACGAATTCGACGTGGATCTTGAGGATTTAATGGTCATGGAAGCAATTTGGCTTTCTATTCAG gAGAATGGGAGACAAAAGTCTTCATCTTATGTTGATGCTGCTCCACCTGAACAATTTGTCGCAAGACAAAACATTGGCTCACAAGCCATGGCTTCAGTTTCCGGTTCATCTTCACCATCCGGGGGTCTTGCCTGTGCAATAGCTGCCCTTGCAGAACGACAACAAACGAGTGGAGAATCCTCTGCAAATCCTGGTGGCAACGTGTCGGGGTATAGTATGGTTCCTGGCACTAGCAGATTTTACAACAGGGTGGACAGAGAACCTGAGAATTATCAAGTTGCAGTGACCTCTTCTGAAATGTCAATCAATCACAGGATGCCTTTGACGCAGGATGACGGAGAATGGGACGCTGACACAACACGGACGAGTTATGCAAGTTCCGACACAACAGAAGATGTCGGAAGTACATCTGCACCACCAGCGGGGAGTGAGATTGAGGGTGATCTTCAAAATGCCCCCAGCACTATCGTTCCCGAGAGTTTTGAGGAGCAGATGATGCTGGCCATGGCCGTTTCTTTGGCTGAGGCTGGAGCCGTGGCTAGTGGACCTGGAGTTTCCTGGCAGTAG